From the Pseudomonas sp. Teo4 genome, the window GCCCAGCTGTGGATAAAAATCCTGGGACCAGTGCGCCAAGGCGGTGACCGCCGGGCTGTAGCGCCAGGGGTACAGCGGCGAGACAATGCCGCCACCCGCCCAGGAAGACTCACGGCCAACCTCGCCCTGATCACAGACCACCACCTGCCCGACTTTCGCCGCCAGGTTGAACGCCGTCAGCAGGCCGATCACACCGCCGCCAACAACCACTACTTGCTTGCTCATCTGTCGATCCAAACACCTGAAGTAAACCCGCGATGCCAACGGCATCATCTAATCTTCAGCTTCCCCAACAGCGTTCAGCGTCTTCAAACGCCCTTGGATTGGCGCGCACACCGGCCTGGTCCAACTGGAAATCGCCGCAGCGGTCATCGGCCATCAGGCCACTCGGCAGCCGACGGGCAAGCAACGTGAACGTGTCGCTGCCACGTTGGGCGTGCAGGCTGTAGTAACGATTCCCGTCAGGCAACAGTGGTTCGCCCTCGGCATACTGACCGGTGAGCGTGCGATGACGCTCCAGGCGCAGGGCGGCATCGTGCAGCAGGCCAACCACTTCGCTGCGTGCGGCTCGCCTGAGCTGGTCGCTGTAACTGGGGTAGGCAATGGCTGCCAGAATGCCGGTCACGGCCAGGACAATCAACAACTCGATCAGGCTCATACCTTGCTGCATGTCAGTCTCGCCTCAGTCTCTGCCGCCAGAGGATGCGCTGTGGTGCCTGCCCTTGAGCGTCTGGTATGGCATACACGGCTTCCAGCACCTGCCTGGCAACTTGCTGCCGACTGACGGCCGTTACTCTGTACAAGGTAACCTCCTGATCCTCTGGCATGTGTGCGGCGCGAGAGGTTTCGCCGAGGTTCTGTAGATGGAAGTAGCCGTTCTCGCTGCTTTGCCAGTGACCTTGCAGGTCATGTGGCCGTGAAGGCGGCAGGCAGCCATGACACACAACAGGCGGCGTCCGCTGCAGTTCGTTCAAGCCAGCCGAAAGCGTGGCCTCTGCCTGTTCGAATGCTTGCAGGCTGTCGCGCATCAAGCCGGTGACTCGCGTTTGCACCAATGCTTCTCGCAAGGCCGAAGCCGCCAACAAGCCCAGCATCAGGCTCAACACCAGCGCCAGCAGCAAGACCACACCACGCTGACGGCTCATGACTCGATTACCGGGTTGCGCAGCATCACACTCAACTCATGGTATTGCTCGAGCCTCAAGTCAGGTTCATACAGCGTGAGTTTCAGATCGAACCGTTCCCCTTCCGGCGTATCTACTCTCTCGATACGCAGCTCGCGCACATGGTTGACCAGAGGCTGGACACGGCCACCTCGCTTGAGCTTCAGCTCACTGCCCACAAGCACGTAGTCGTGACGACTGATGGGTACTGCCAGAAACCGTCCAGTGCTTTGAGCTCGCCCACCGTGCACTTGTGCCTGGTCGATGCAGTCCGTGAGCAAGGTCCAATCCGGTATGCCGGTGTACCCAGGCAGTTCGGCGACGATCAGGCTCAAGCTGGATGGGCCGACCTGCAACGGCCGAGCGAAGGCCTGGCGCGCGCCCGGAGCCTGGAAGTCGTCTGCCTGCAGACGCAGGCAACCGAACATCCCGGCCATGCGAATGTCCTGGGCCATGCGCAGCAGCGCCAGGCGGGCGTCATCCTGCAGCTGCGCAGCTGAACCTTGCAGGCGCCAAGCCTGATGGGCGGAAACGAAGACTTGGCTGACTGCTGCCAGACACATCAGCCCAATGGCAAGCGCCAACATGACTTCCAGCAGACCGAAGCCGTTTTGTCTATCGCTCATGGCTGCTTGCCTTTGGCTCTGTCCCGTTCTTGCTCGCTATGCGCGGCCAATGCCGCCTGCCCATCGAGGCGAGCGCTTTCGGTGGCTTGCATCGCACGCAGCTGCACTGCAGCCGCCGCAAACGCTCCCAGCGAAACCACCAGCACGGCCAACAACACTTCCAGCAGCGTCACTCCCTGTTCCATCGTGCGCATCCTTGCACCTCCTGCGACTTTTCCCCCGACAAGCTCAAACTTGGCGACTGGACCTTGCGCCCAACGACCTTGAAGCTAAAGCGAAGCACTTCCAGAGAGGAATGCACTGTGCGGCAACAAGGGGCAACACTGATACAAATGATGTGTGCGCTGGCGATCGCTGCGGTTCTGACGCAACTGGGTATGCCTGCCTACGTCAACATGACCGATGACCTACACAGGGCGGCAGCAGCCCGAGACCTCATGCAGGGGTTGCGCAGTGCGCGCAGCCACGCGCTACTGCAGAGCCGTGTCGTGGCCATTCAGCCATTGGACAATGACTGGGGAGCAGGCTGGCGTATCGTTCTGGATGAGAACCAGCAAGTGCTACAGGAACATCGCCTGGCGCGACCACTGCGGATCGCGGCGAGTACGGGAAGAGAGGTGAAATTCAGCGAAGTTGGCATTCCGCAAGGGCGCAATGCCAGCCTGCTGGGCATAACACTGGAGGTGTGCAAACGGGTTGCCCAAAGCACACCTTACCAGGTCATCGTGGCGACAAGCGGAAGGGTCAGGCTGGATACCAATGAACCCACGCAGCCCTCTTGCTGAGTCACCTGATCAGATCAGCGAACGAACCCGCAGCTCCTTGGGCATCGAGAAGGTGATGTTCTCTTCGCGCCCATCCAGCTCTTCGGCACCGGTCGCACCCCACGACTTGAGCTGCTCGATCACGCCACGTACCAGCACCTCGGGTGCCGAAGCACCTGCGGTAATGCCGATATGGGCTTTGCCGTCGAACCAGCCTCGTTGCAGGTCTTCGGCACCA encodes:
- a CDS encoding GspH/FimT family pseudopilin, which codes for MRQQGATLIQMMCALAIAAVLTQLGMPAYVNMTDDLHRAAAARDLMQGLRSARSHALLQSRVVAIQPLDNDWGAGWRIVLDENQQVLQEHRLARPLRIAASTGREVKFSEVGIPQGRNASLLGITLEVCKRVAQSTPYQVIVATSGRVRLDTNEPTQPSC
- a CDS encoding type IV pilin protein, giving the protein MQQGMSLIELLIVLAVTGILAAIAYPSYSDQLRRAARSEVVGLLHDAALRLERHRTLTGQYAEGEPLLPDGNRYYSLHAQRGSDTFTLLARRLPSGLMADDRCGDFQLDQAGVRANPRAFEDAERCWGS
- a CDS encoding PilW family protein: MSDRQNGFGLLEVMLALAIGLMCLAAVSQVFVSAHQAWRLQGSAAQLQDDARLALLRMAQDIRMAGMFGCLRLQADDFQAPGARQAFARPLQVGPSSLSLIVAELPGYTGIPDWTLLTDCIDQAQVHGGRAQSTGRFLAVPISRHDYVLVGSELKLKRGGRVQPLVNHVRELRIERVDTPEGERFDLKLTLYEPDLRLEQYHELSVMLRNPVIES
- a CDS encoding prepilin-type N-terminal cleavage/methylation domain-containing protein; this translates as MRTMEQGVTLLEVLLAVLVVSLGAFAAAAVQLRAMQATESARLDGQAALAAHSEQERDRAKGKQP